The segment GGTGACGAGGTTGACGTCCATCACGGCTTCGACCGCGTCCCGGGTGCCGATGGTCTCCGGGAAGTGGTAGCCGGTGTCGAGGAAGACGACATCGACGCCGGGGAAGGCGCGGGAGGCGAGATGCGCGACGACCGCGTCCTCCATCGAGGACGTCACACAGAACCGGCTGCCGAAGGTTTCGGCGGCCCAGGAGAGCACCGCGAGCGCGGGCGCCTCCTCCAGCTCACGGCCGGCGCGTTCCGCCAGCTCGCGTAGGTCCCCGGTCTCCGTGACCGTCATATCGCGTCCTCTCCCCCGTCGGCGCCGCCGTCCTGACGCAAGCCCCGGGCCAGCAGCCCGAGGAACTTCAACTGGAAGGCCCGGTTGCAGCTCGCGCACTCCCACGCACCGTGCCCCTGTTCGGAGGGGCGCAGATCCTCGTCCCCGCAGTAGGGGCAGTAGAACGGCGCCGCCCTTTCGCTCATGAGAGAGCGTCCTCGGAAGCACGAGCCGCCCACGTCGCGAACCGTTCGCCGTCCTCGCGCTCCGCCTGGAAGCGGAGCAGGACGCGCTCCACATAGTCGGGGAGGCCGTCCGCGGTCACCTTCAGACCGCGGACCTTGCGGCCGAAGCCGGGTTCGAGGCCGAGGGCGCCGCCGAGGTGGACCTGGTAGCCCTCCACCTGCCGGCCGTCGTCGTCGAGGACCAACTGCCCCTTGAGACCGATGTCCGCCACCTGGATGCGGGCGCAGGCGTTGGGGCAGCCGTTGATATTGATGGTGATCGGCTGGTCGAACTCCGGGATCCGGCGCTCCAGCTCATCGATGAGCGAGGCGCCGCGGGCCTTGGTCTCGACGATCGCCAGCTTGCAGAACTCGATGCCGGTGCAGGCCATCGTGCCGCGCCGGAACGGGGACGGGCTGACCCTCAGGTCCAGCGACTCCAGCCCCTCGACCAGCGAGCCGACCTGGTCCTCCTCGATGTCGAGTACGAGCATCTTCTGCTCGACCGTGGTCCGTACCCGGCCGGAGCCGTGCGCCTCCGCCAGCTCGGCGATCTTGGTGAGGATCGTGCCGTCGACCCGGCCCACGCGCGGGGCGAAGCCCACGTAGAAACGGCCGTCCTTCTGGCGGTGGACGCCCACATGGTCGCGCCACTCCTGCCGGGGCGTCTCCGGCGCGGGGCCGTCGATCAGCTTCCGCAGCAGGTACTGGTCCTCCAGCACCTGCCGGAACTTCTCCGCGCCCCAGTCGGCGACCAGGAACTTCAGCCGGGCGCGGTTGCGCAGCCGGCGGTATCCGTAGTCACGGAAAACGGAGATAACGCCCTCGTAGACGTCGGGCACCTCGTCGAGGGGTACCCAGGCGCCCAGCCGTACGCCGATCTTGGGGTTGGTGGAGAGGCCGCCGCCGACCCAGAGGTCGAAGCCGGGGCCGTGCTCGGGGTGGTTCACGCCGACGAAGGCGATGTCGTTGATCTCGTGGGCCACATCCAGCAGCGGCGAGCCGGAGATCGCGGACTTGAACTTCCGCGGCAGGTTGGAGAAGTCCTTGTTGCCGACGATCCGGCGCTGGATCTCGTCG is part of the Streptomyces qinzhouensis genome and harbors:
- a CDS encoding nitrite/sulfite reductase, producing the protein MAATPDKPAPAASRRKTGRHRGEGQWAVGHLTPLNANEQTKKDDDGLNVRTRIETIYAHRGFDSIDGADLRGRMRWWGLYTQRKPGIDGGKTAILEPEELDDRYFMLRVRIDGGRLTTQQLRVIGEISQEFARGTADITDRQNVQYHWIRIEDVPEIWRRLEGVGLSTAEACGDTPRVVLGSPVAGISADEIIDGTPAIDEIQRRIVGNKDFSNLPRKFKSAISGSPLLDVAHEINDIAFVGVNHPEHGPGFDLWVGGGLSTNPKIGVRLGAWVPLDEVPDVYEGVISVFRDYGYRRLRNRARLKFLVADWGAEKFRQVLEDQYLLRKLIDGPAPETPRQEWRDHVGVHRQKDGRFYVGFAPRVGRVDGTILTKIAELAEAHGSGRVRTTVEQKMLVLDIEEDQVGSLVEGLESLDLRVSPSPFRRGTMACTGIEFCKLAIVETKARGASLIDELERRIPEFDQPITININGCPNACARIQVADIGLKGQLVLDDDGRQVEGYQVHLGGALGLEPGFGRKVRGLKVTADGLPDYVERVLLRFQAEREDGERFATWAARASEDALS